Proteins from a single region of Colias croceus chromosome Z, ilColCroc2.1:
- the LOC123705486 gene encoding neuronal cell adhesion molecule-like has translation MISRLVLFCLYNIFKGAFCIDPEVVVLRAVRGRDARLPCGQGKVFLDGPDSYVLWLKNDRDFLYRFPNEETERRVLNHDRIFGTSCDTGACYDDTSLLLKRVTEQDSGLYRCRVHYQASPSLDYVIDVRLVDSPGIPRIFNDAKEEIKRGYVGPLSLGSDLTLICEVDDDQPDTLVYWRRNGVVIERAHSVKPGMLRADVRVRGATRDELDAHYECLAQNADVTEPLSASVVIKMYLPPIKVEIRLNNNFDFEAGQPRVVDCVVVGCVPPPSITWHLGDTLLRPSVHKELHDGNYTVSSLTLAPSLRDSKHDLVCRAHNSHLPAGIYEDKVTLNVGYRPLCISSKEETIGAVEREAETATCVVDASPEPLQFSWTFADSRTLYTSVKKVSGHHHRYSSTLTWLPRDSDVGLLLCRATNAFGEQKRPCSYTIAPGGPPRAPDCVVLRSYPNAVRIQCQKGWNGGRPQVVYLELLNTDGTVIHNVSNAAGHFQLPEMEDERNLTAVVYASNSRGRSEPKTLHLQTITPLSASAVKEYAHTQTWTKCLEAAAGIIAVVAALTGTVLCIKIFKNKRDSLEQNPDLVPRSDGTFHREPDFTREERLLGTTNITVNQLASCQNQYTSSPVPSCRVLVGCAHPTPDACPTSQHSYFV, from the exons ATGATTTCAAGACTAGTGCTTTTCTGCCTTTACAATATCTTCAAAGGCGCTTTTTGTATAGATCCAG AAGTCGTAGTTCTCCGAGCTGTTCGCGGCCGGGACGCCCGGCTTCCGTGCGGACAGGGTAAAGTGTTCCTTGACGGGCCAGATTCGTACGTGCTGTGGCTTAAGAACGATAGAGACTTTCTATATAGATTTCCCAATGAAGAGACGGAAAGAAG GGTGTTAAACCACGATCGTATATTCGGAACATCGTGTGACACCGGGGCGTGCTACGACGACACTTCACTGCTTCTAAAGAGGGTGACTGAACAGGACAGCGGCTTGTACCGATGCAGGGTGCACTACCAAGCATCGCCCTCTCTGGACTATGTGATAGACGTTAGGTTAGTTG ATTCGCCTGGCATTCCACGGATATTTAACGATGCAAAAGAAGAAATTAAAAGAGGTTATGTGGGTCCGCTCAGCCTTGGATCAGATTTAACTTTGATATGTGAAGTAGATGACG ACCAACCGGACACATTAGTGTACTGGCGTAGAAACGGGGTGGTGATAGAGCGCGCGCACTCGGTGAAGCCGGGCATGTTGCGCGCGGACGTGCGCGTGCGGGGCGCGACGCGGGACGAGCTGGACGCGCACTACGAGTGCCTGGCGCAGAACGCTGACGTCACCGAGCCGCTCAGCGCGAGCGTTGTCATCAAGATGTACC TGCCACCAATAAAAGTTGAGATCCGTTTGAACAACAACTTTGATTTCGAAGCGGGCCAGCCACGGGTGGTCGACTGCGTTGTGGTAGGGTGCGTCCCCCCTCCCTCCATAACCTGGCACCTGGGGGACACTTTACTTAGACCCAGTGTTCATAAG GAACTGCATGACGGTAACTACACAGTGTCGTCTCTAACGCTCGCCCCGTCGTTACGCGACAGCAAGCACGACTTGGTGTGCCGGGCCCATAACTCTCATCTACCAGCTGGTATTTACGAGGATAAAGTTACGCTCAATGTTGGAT ATCGTCCGTTATGTATATCGAGCAAGGAAGAAACGATAGGAGCGGTGGAACGTGAGGCCGAAACAGCGACCTGTGTCGTCGACGCATCTCCAGAACCTCTGCAGTTTAGCTGGACGTTCGCTGACTCTAGAACTCTGTACACTAGTGTAAag AAAGTGTCCGGACACCACCACCGCTACTCGTCCACGCTTACCTGGTTGCCGCGCGACAGCGATGTCGGCTTGCTCCTCTGCAGAGCGACCAACGCGTTTGGGGAACAGAAGAGACCCTGCTCATACACTATTGCACCTGGAGGCCCTCCCAGGGCCCCGGATTGTGTAGTGCTGCGATCTTACCCTAATGCTGTACGAATTCAGTGCcaaaaag GTTGGAATGGAGGAAGACCACAGGTTGTATATTTGGAGCTTTTGAACACGGATGGTACAGTCATCCACAATGTATCGAATGCAGCCGGTCACTTTCAGCTCCCTGAAATGGAGGATGAGCGTAACTTGACAGCAGTGGTGTACGCCAGCAATTCTAGAGGACGCAGTGAACCAAAGACCTTACATCTTCAGACAATTACTCCACTGAGCGCATCTG CAGTAAAAGAATATGCGCACACGCAAACTTGGACGAAGTGTTTAGAAGCCGCTGCAGGAATAATAGCCGTGGTAGCTGCTCTCACCGGCACAgttctatgtattaaaatatttaaaaacaagagAGATAGCCTCGAACAAAATCCTGATTTAGTTCCTCGTTCTGATG GCACATTCCACCGAGAACCAGATTTTACCCGAGAAGAAAGATTGTTAGGTACAACGAATATTACTGTAAATCAATTGGCTTCTTGTCAAAAT CAATACACGTCATCCCCAGTGCCTTCATGCCGCGTTCTCGTCGGCTGCGCGCACCCGACGCCCGACGCTTGCCCGACTTCACAACACTCGTATttcgtataa